caggctcaaccttctcattaatcaaagtgagtgtccaataaaataatatttattagcacctcAGAATTtcctttagtaaaatttcattaacagttatacttcttgcagatacgaactttgttcttccgttgttgagttgtattgatttcctcgacgcggcgttcgaggttagctaaggctccctcctcctccaccgacctagctggctaaggagggcgcggacgtaccggtgttcgtcaggggggtcgtcacaagtaaaaggttgagaaccgctgccgtAGAGAGGGACAAAATAACGATTCTTGAGTTTTGAATCTTGGTAAAAATACGTGTTTTGGACCATCAAAAAagagctttctttctttaaggCGATGTAATATCTtaataatatctttattttctaaaacaagtcgatatatttaatatttttaaggcGAAACGCTGACTTTCCTGATGGTCGGAAATACTGGAAGTGGGAAGAGCACAACTGGAAATACCATTCTAGGAGGAGAATTCTTCCAGGCCAGTGCAGCATTTACTCCCGTTACAGCCGTCTGCGAGCTAAAGCGCTCCACCCGTAACGGTGTCACAATTGAGGTAAATGACAGTGAACATCGTTGAAAGGCAGGGTGTGCGGGAagatgggtgggtgtgtgtgggttttaCTGCAACGTCTCAATGATCatacatttctcatttttactagaaattttttttcttatttttttttcttatcctttTCAGATAATGGACTGCCCTGGTCTGTgtaatgaaagtgaaaaagacGAATCTGTAGCTACCATTGTTGTAAGAGCAGTGGGCGGTATGCATCCAGGTCCACACGCTATCCTGTTCTTTGTGAGGATCGGCCGCTTTACTGAAGAGGAGGAACATTCCTACACCCTGTTGATGGCGCTGTTTGAGGAAAGATTAGCAAAGTACACCATCGTGGTCTTCACAGGAGGAGATAAGATTAGGTCAAGCGATTCATTTGAAGAAATGATAGCTGCAAACATAAAGCTGCAGAGTATCCTAAGAGCCTGTGACTACAGGTATGTCATCTTTAACAACATGACATCTGACAAGGAGCCTCAGGTAGACATCCTCCTGCAGAAAGTGCGAGAGCTGGTGGCTAAGAATGGCGGCGAGCCTTATACTTGTCCCAAGTACTTTAAAATAGCTGAAGCTATAGAAGAGGAGGTCAAGAAAAGGATGTCAAAAGTGGAAAttgaaatctttaaaaagaagaaCTATGTTCAAGAGCTTGATACCAAACCAAAACAGGTCAGGGAGGAGCTGGATAGGGAGAGAACAGAAATCCAAGAACGAGAAAAGACCCAAAAGCAGAAtgcacaagaaaaagagaagctgAGGGAGCAGGTCGAGAGCCTAAACCAGCAGCTGGAGCATATGAGTAAGGAGACGAGACCACATAAATTAGAATCCTCGAGCAAAATGCTATAGAAACAGTTGTCTGCCTTCACCACACCACAACTCTCTCTATCGGCTTTACCTTTTAAAACCGGCGGACAACTTTGTATTCTCCACCCATAAAAACTAGATCACTTAGATAACAACTACCACTGGATAAAGAAAATCCCGTGTCTTTATGAATATAAACTTAGTCGAATTTATTTTCACAGCGCCTGTTAGGGAATGACATCGCTGACTGTTTCCTTCCACCCTTCATCCCCTCCATTCCTTTGGGCAACTTCCCAGTAGCCGGGTAAGGGATGCACTTGAGCCTGGATCTTATCAAATATCCCCcgaagttttcttttaaaatagcGGCGAAACCCTGCATCCTGTTTGTGGGATAATTCCTCTCTTTTCCATTATTTCTTGTGCACGGGCAGTACTGCAAAGTTTTGTGAGAAGAGTGCTGTTTGGAATGTTTGCGAGCGTCAGTGTATATCTACATGTAACTACTGTCGCGGCATTCTACCTTTTTCAACCAAACAGGTCCGGCCAATGTCTAACatattgaatgaaaaaaagcaatgaaatgCGAAAAATAATAGTTCTCTCTATCGTCCGGCCTTTGACAGTCCGCCGATCAGGTCAGATGACTCGGTGTCCACACACGCTGTCGGTACAGACGTCCGCCGAACTGACGATCACAGAGTTATAtcctagaccagacctgggcaagggccggcccgcgggccgcatctgGTCCGCcttctgtctctgaccggcccgcccgctggcccgcccgctggcccgcccgccagtatatatactatatatatatatatacagtattgggtaaaactgagttaactatattagtccggccctctagaaccatcccaatgtctcatgcggccccttgggaaaattaattgcccattCCTGCTCTAGACAGTGAATCGTCGGCATGGATGTTCCCACGGACTGTTGACCGGTGAATTATATCCAAGCAGAGAGCCATTAACACAATGATGTACAGTGGCTGATGGTCGGCCTGTTATATCTCCATACGAACCCAAGTGGGTTATGTCCAAGACGATTTATCATTAAGCGTGTCCAAAGCGGGCGAAGCACTAGTATTAGGGTTCACACGAAATAATATTTCTGTGGTGCTCTTTTATGAGTGAATGTTTGTCAGAATTGGATGTAATTAGgtattaatatatatttcaaatttgtatgttttattattttagtaaagGACTTTTAtaattgtaacattttaaagtcaGCTGTTATCATTTTAAATAGCCGTAAAGTACATACTTAAAAATAAGTCGTACGCCTTAGTTAGCAGTTTTATTGATAACAATtggaacatttaaaatataagagCCGTCTAGTACGTTACCACTTTCGTCATTATCTCTAGGAGATACTGGTGAGTACTTACAGTAAACTGGGAATTAGTCACCGCGTTACAATGAAGTGAATGTAAAGCACATAAATTCCTTGTCTTAtccttcattatttctttttatatggaATATGATGTCTTAATGACTTTAAGTTGCCTTTTGACAGTGATATAAATGTTCGTCTTTCAACACTCTACCACAGTACATTTCATAGTTGATATGCTTTGTAAGAAAAGGCACCTACGTAGTAAGACCTGAAGGATGGAAAGTGCTTTAAAACCTGCATGGATATAAGtgttttgaaataatctttGTAATCAGCTGAAGTAATTTTGTCTGTATATGGCAGTCCTAGCAAGATTCCAGTATAACATACGGAAAGGGGTAGGGGGAAGTGGAAGGTTGAGgtatttataaacatgtttaattAGTCGGTTAACCTTCTCCGTCTGTGTAAATTGGTCTCCCACAGTCAGCGGCTGTTATCAGACTTAGGGTAGGGTTACCCAGAACTTTGTAGCAACCAGGAACTTATTAGGGTAGCACAATTCTGATACACTTTTTCCATGTAAGTTAAATACGGAGGAAATCGTGATTCACTGAGGTCTCAGACTTCCAAATCTCTGGctcctttatttatttcccattttcattttcttctttttctttgtttatttttgaaataaatgttagtGCACAATGTGTTCCAAATGAACTTCCTGATGCAATTAATATTCTGAATTATGTTCTACAGACACTACAGAAGCCTGGCAACGTTCCTACTACTTTGATTCATCATCAAGTCAGACGATGCGATTCATCCTAATGGGAAAAACAGGTGGAGATAAAAGTACAACTGGAAACACCATTCTTGGAGAAACGCTCTTTGAAGCTGATCTCAGATTCAGCTCTGTTACCAGTAACTGCTACTTTCATGCGAGAAAGCGGCATGGCATTACTATAGAGGTAACGTTTACTTTAGCTCTACAGTCattacatgatgatgatgatgatgatgatgatgatgatgatgatgatgatgatgatgattattattgatgattgatgatgatgattattgatgatttttgattgatgatgatgcctTGCAGAGGAAGTTGAAGCCAAAATAGCTGTGGATTTGATTGTCTTCAACAATATCAGGGTCATCTGTGTGCCTAGCGTTTACCTGTAGGACCTGTCTTTTCTGATCACACGAATGACCCCAAAAGAGTAGCTCCAAGGATAAACGGTGTCACACCACCGATTCCAAAAATTAGATTATTCACCTTTGCTTTCTGAAAAGTAACTGGTCTTGTCTCTACACTCAGGTATCTCCACACTTCTACTTGAAAGAGTAGTTTCTCCTTCCGACAGACCTGCTTTCTTAAAGGTTGGTTCTTGTAGACCTTTACAGCAGGGGGGCCAATCTCACAACATTCACCAGCCCTCCTCTTGTCTAAAAGTCAGCATTGATTTGCAACTCTCAAAGACCTTTTCGAAATCTTCTCCTCTTCATTGATCAAGAGAATGTTGTTAAGTGTACTTATATTTTCAGGCCAGTCGTCGCAAGGAAATCCCACGCCCCAGGTCGTTgttgttgtgacttttctataGTAGTTGGAAGTCTGTGATTCCTAGCCTCAGACACTTCGTTTGTCTGACTTTACTGTTTTTAAGGCTTTAGTGTATATGTAGACTCCAGCCCTCACAAGGGACCAAGAGAAGCGTTTCTGCTTGAATGCTTTCTTCTTTCGAATGACAAAAGCAGCCTTGACTCTTCAGTGTGTAGTGTTCAAGGGTGATAGAGGCCTGTGTAAGTCCTGCAATGCGAGCCTCTAGCTCCACACACAGGGTACGCACATCTTCTGCATTTAAAATCATGATGCCTATCTGTTGTTCTGTAGTCTCGGTTTGTCCTCTTCCGTTCAGCAGAAGACGATCAGAGCCGTAAACATTCACCGATGGTGTCTTTTTGGGATGCAGTTCACTAGGATAACACGAAATTGTTACAACATCAATGCCAATAGCATAGATTACTGCTTCTGTCCAGTGTGAGGTGGAAGGACTTACTGCTACCTTCCTCCTGTGCTTGCCTGtctgttttattctgtattttaaCTAAGCTTGATCCCTGAATCCTCCACTAAAGCTGTTAGAAGCTTTTTTATCTTAATTCGTCTGCTCTGTAGTTAATTTTAGGCGTTTTTTCCCCGAAGTTCCCTTTTAGTACCAGAATATTCCTCCTTACCAAGTATTTTGGTCTCGAGGTTTCCTTGTACCAACCATTTGCTGATAGACGATTTGTTAAGGAATACCCTCCCAACattcaagagccatgtttgccATATAGGAACATAGGAACTAAGCCTTtgaatctttacatttttacctGGGTCCAAAAGCGGTACCCAATCTACACCTGCTGTCGCTTGGATACACTGAGTAGCAGGATGTACTCTCAGAGGAGGTTAACATTAGGACAGTCCTAGCCAACagggagaaataaaagcaaGGTTACATTCctcttttttattgtaattagtGATAACTGTATTGAGTATATAAAACTTGCGCGAATCTTTATCACTAGCTCTTTTTATTGATATAGATTGTACTCCTTGCATTACTAAACTGATAGTACTGAAAAGGGACTAGCTTTATTGTTTAGTTCAGATGGTCTCAGAGATCAGGCTATACGAGTTACTCAAAAATACTCGAGTGGATGTGAGCTCCTTCATATTTAAAGTTCACTCTCGCCTCAGTGCCCTTTGCTAAGCAAGGGGATGATGATGTCAGCTTATCAGCTTATCTAGCTCTCCCTCTGTCCACATGGACTTTGACTTCCTTGAATAGCGTTTATAGGAACAGTGTTGTGTCAGATTATGTACCGGGACCAGAATCCTTGCATTCAAGACTAAATTGTGAGGAAACAACTTTGAATTTCTAATCTGAAACATAATCCTAACGACACTTCTAGAATCATGGTAGCCTCTCTGATGTGTCCACAAGTATCTCCTTCTGCAGCAATAAAACATCGCGAGTTTATCTTGCTGCTGGAAAATGTAACGCGGCGAAGTGTTATGTGTGAAACAATTTTAGGGTGCCCTGTAGGtacttaaatatttgtaaacaaatggtTTGGGAGACCTTCAGATGCTAATCATGCTTACCGCTCTTGTGAGTGTTATTATTTGCTACTTCTATCAATTTCTACCAACAATAAGTTCAAAGAAGCCAATGCTGAGCTAGGAACTGACATTgaaatacatataaattattatagtGAGGTTTTAATAAGCATAATAGCTTCATTTAACTTGCAAATATTCATTTATACTAGTTCCTTAAAAACACTCATTTACACCATCTACAAACAGTTCAACACAAATAATGGTTAATATACTGCACTAAATTGTCTGCTCAAGGAAACGTTTGCTCACATAGTATTGGTTTGACAGATTATAGACTCACCAGGACTGTGGGACACAAAGATACCAGAGGAAGACACCGCTATAAAAGTTGTTCAGGCCGTCGCGTGCATGCATCCGGGTCCCACGGCCTTCTTATACGTCATCGGGATCGGCCGTTACACGGATGAAGATGAAGGTGTTTACAAAAGATTCAAAAGTCTGTTTGACGACAGGGTCACTGGGTACACCATCATTATCTTTACACGAGGAgacctgttaaaaaaacataataagaCAATAGAAGACGTTCTCAGTACGGCGCCCGACGGCCTACGTAAGATGCTGAGGGAGTGCGGCAACCGCTACGTGGTGTTTGACAACACGGCTGACGACAAACAGCCGCAGGTGGACTGTCTGCTAGAGTTAGTGCGTGAGATGAGTAGTGCTAACCAGTGGAAACCTTACACGTGCCCTAGGTACGAGTATGAGCGAATGAATCAGGAGGTGGCCAGGAGACTGAGGAAGGTACAGGAAGAggagatgaagaggaagaagtatGTACAAGAGCTGATGGAAAAGGTGAAGCTGGCAGAACAAAAGGCAGAACAATAGAAAATAACTTTCGAGAGGAAGAAAGCGGAAAGGGGAGGATATGacgaaaaaagaagaagaaagagaagagaaaatggCGGCATTACATAagatgataaatgaacagaaactCAGTCCTGAGAAGAATAACTGTAGGAATCTCTCAAACATAAAGAGTACTATTCTAagataaagcaaacaaaaatgcatgtttGCTAGTTTGtctacttaaaaataaacaaaacactcGACAAGGTGAACTTTGtgacagaaaagaataaatgattaAATCTACTTCGTCTTTCAAAATACTTGCACGAACAAGGGTGAGCAGATTCTCGAGttgtttctgttgcttttttttataagatgTTGCTTTTTTCGTTATATCTTTATAACGATTAGTACAGGAATTTTATGTGAACTCTAGAGATTAGACTACACTAGTTGGCATTCGCAGCGTTTTGATGTAATCATTGTGTCCCCAGCCACATGTCTAGCTAGGAACTGAACACAAAGCTGCACATAAATTTTGCTTAAGTCCATTAACATTTGCTACTGGAGAAAGGACTCTCGGGTCTATAAAAACCCTACTTGTAGACCACGTGCTGATAGAATTAGGTTTGAGAACAGTTTTTCGGGGCGGAGCGTggacataaacaaaatttacttccgtgtgcattattttttttatttcaataaacctttattttgttctcttgtGTCTGGTCTTAATCTTCTGGTCGACTGGCATGGCCACTTGCCTCAGGTGTGTAACCACAAATTGTTTGAAACCTAAGGGATTCAAAGCGATAAACATAATTCACTTGTCACAGCCCTAGGCAAACTCTACAGTTACTTTCTGACAAGCTATAccacaaaaaaatctgatttgaGAAACAATTATGTCAAATATTTttcgtaaaaataaaataatacacgTTTTATCTAttcaaattataattttcaCCATAAAGCATAAAAGTATAGCAGTCATAGTCATCGTCTTGCTTAAAGTACTCGCTAAGTAGGATGGaaaccagcactgacaagagaaAAGTCGTGATAAGGACACCAGTACAGATGGCTGTCAGTTTGTACGTACCTTGCTACACAGATAAACGGAAGGCTCTCgcttagtgatcacgtgaccaagtgtacagacaggcccaACATAGCCTGGTCTGaggtgctggagactgtttacaggtctcttgttgagagtaTCCCCACATTTAACATCGCcgcctggtatggtcatctcgtcaaagacaaggcaaggctggccagtcatccaccaggccAATAAAATTACTGGCACACCACTGCCACTGACTGACTTGtatcttcatgcagtcagaaagatggacATAACATCACCTCAGACCAATCCCACCCTCTTCATCCCAACTTTCAGTGTTGCCCTCGGGCAGGCGCTACAAAGTGTCACGTGCGCGAACAACTGACTACCAGAGGTCCttggtgccagcagccatcaccatcctcaataaaaggcacaagggCTACCATACTATCGGACATCCTTCTTAGAAGGTTTACATGTATGTTAGAGAGGGTTAGGTtcgtgtgttgaatgtcttgtatggtTATGTGTGTCTGCCCACTCTGCTGTGTGTATATAGAAATATATGatcatattttgtttgtatatgtggttgggtttgtgagcaaaagaaaaagttctgtCTTGGACTACCATGGAcaaacaataaagtttgatttgctTTCATTTGATTTGATAAACACCGCTGAGCACGGCAAAGCATAGATCGACATGAATGGAGTACAGATCGAGAAAGCATTCAGATTTCACATCTTCCAAAGTTGGCAACTGCACAGCAGACAttcacatacattcacataaGGATCTGCGACAGCAGCATTCATCAGGCTGACAGGATGTGACACAACATAACACTAAATACAGGATACAAGCCCCTTGCAACCCttgtatcttttttgtttggCCTGGGTGCTACGCGATGAAGTCGATTGTGGTGAACTGGACAAATTGACATATACCGGCTATGTCGTAGATGACCTTCATTTGACCAACCGTTTGGATGCCACTTCttgaaagataaatataaacGCCAAAAGATTGGTCCGAGACATTGAAATCAGTGATAAAATATAGagcagtctctctctcgcatATGCACACACGGAGTATGTTGCATGCTCTCACAACGAATACCAGAACACAGACGCATGTTTACACTTTGTGCTAAAAACTACCTGTACCAAGGTTTGTGCATCAAAGGCAAGTAGCAGGTTCACTGAATCGAAGATAAATTCAGCCATGTACAGGGGAAGCTAACTTGGGGCTTAAATGAGTAATCTGACAGCGCAAAGAAATTTTGATTCGATAAAGATCTTTTTTAATACACCAAGATAAGATACATAATTAGCGCCAAAGTCCATGACATCTTGTAAGATAATtgggttctttgttttcttttactttctgtttcaacTTCTGCGTCTCATTGTCAAAATATTGCTCTTGGTGTTTCTTACATTGCTGCCCGATCTTCTCTtctatattttcagtttttttatttagtttcttgAGGGATTCATGATCTTGTGTTCTTCTTACTTCCCTCTTCTACGTCTTTTCCTCTCGATATTTCTGAAGTTTTAGCCAAAGGACTTGTTCATCCTGTCACATTTTCTCCTGGTGCAGCAGGTGAAACATGTGTTCCATGCTCTTGGACTGCCGGGCCTTCTCTCTCCTCTGAAACTCTTCCATTTCTCTGTCCAAAATGTTTTTGGTTTGAATCAGTTAATCACTCATTCtcaaaaaacaagcaacaaaccAGCATAAAATGAGACGAAAATGTAGGGGAAGAAACTCTTACTACATTTAGGAATTGTTCTTTTATGGATTACTTCTCTTAGAAAGCTAATGATGTCAACCAATtatgtatttaatatacttGAAAGCAGGCAATGATTCAGTTGATAAAGCGCCATGATTTTATTAATAGGCATAGATATGTAAACACTACTGGTCAAATAGTCAATCGCACCCTTGTAAACATCCGTCCGTAACGAACCATTAGCGAGACGCCCAGctcaaatttcatttttcagaaACAGCCTGTGTAAAACCAAACCTCAGACTGATTTTATTTCATGGGGAAGGCCTTGGACATGGAGCATATTGGCTGTTATATTTCTTTACATTCTGTGTGATGATATTAATTATAGCAATTATCAATAGTTTAGTCCGTGTTAATCTTGAAAATGTGATTCAGCAGtggcaagaaataaaatgtagggGTACATTGacttttctacattttactAAATATAACATATACGTCATAAGCAATGAGtgtgatttaaaagaaacatcGTGCAGCGAGGCACCGCTCGTTATAAATTAAACCGTGTGTGGAAACTGCCTGCTCCTATAGTATCTACCTCAATTTATGCGTGGTCTTTAAAGTCACACTTAAACTACTAAATGTGACCTCCTGACTTCCATTGATCTAGGTAACCAGGTGCAAAGTTTGTAATATCGTACAAACCTTTGTGCGCTTTCTAAATAAAGGCATATTAACATTGTGCAGTTTGGCCTCATATTCTCGCCCGACTCGAATCTTTACTGTCAAACCGGACAGAGCGGGTGTTAAAACGCAGTTCTAGAAACGGATGCGAAGTCTTAAAGAGAATGTTTATCAAGGGAAAATGTGTGAACATTGGTTTTGTACCGAAGGAGTGATGAGCAATGACTGGAATTCACAGGACagtttgagtttctttttttttcccgtcTACCATGGTGACACAGGGTACCGAACATCCCTAGTGGCTTTCACGTCTTAagcttaaaaaatgttttaatacgTCCTGACAACTATTGATAGGTcttgctgtcactgtcactgtcactatcACTGTCACTGGTTCCAGCTATGAAGTATTAGGCATACCGTCAGGAAGATCACAGTGAATGgagttaaacaaaaatacttacatatacatatgcatgcaaTCAGACACAGACGAATGGTTTACTAATTACTGAAGAAAACGGCCACGACGTGGTCAAGGTTGCTGTCTCAGTTAATAAGGACGGAAATCATTACATTTATCCTTTATattctttaataaaaattgttgcTTAAATAGAAAGAGGTCTGTACCTTATTGCAGGCTGTAAATAATCCTACCGTCTCCTAGCTACTCAATAAACAACACACCCTCCACATGTAAGCCCTCTCTAGTACATCTGTTCTGAGTGCCATACTAGTTTCGTGACTCCTAACCGACGTTTGTCTGTCCTTGAGGTGTGCTGACTAAGCAACGAGGTTGACAACAACACAATAAAGTCAGGCACAAGCAGCGTGTCAAGAGTTTCAGTGCACTCATTCTGGTTTTCGTGTCCTGTTTGGAACCAGTGCCAAGTCGTTGCAGTCTGAACATGTCTGAACGATGCAGACCTCATTTCTCGTAAACGTTTAAATCAACTGTAGACAGTCTTTCTTGTATTCGTAGTAGGTGTCGCGTGTAGCGACGTATCCAGCCGCTCCCAGCGCCGAACAAACCAACACGCACACGAAACGacgctacaaatatatatttaatgaaaacaaaataaaaaaaacgaaccccccaaaaaacaaaaaagacaaacgcCTCCCTAACGGACGCCAACTGACCTTACCCACAACTCCCGACAGTTCCGTTCCCGCAACAACCTAGCTCAGGCTTCCTCAGCGGCACAGCCACCACCGTTCTTCCAACGGTGGTCACTAACAAGTCTCCGTCTCTTCGACGGTAATCACAGTCAAACTTCCCTTCACGGTACGATAATCACCACACAGTTAAAACTCCAACGGTACCAGCCACCACCGTTCTTTCAACGGTGGTCACTAACGAGTCTCCGTCTCTTCGACGGTAATCACAGTCAAATTTCCCTTCACGGTACGATAATCATCACACGGTTGAAACTTCCTCCATGATggttctctcttcctctcccccgtcgttccaaaaaaaaaacgtcACCAAAACAAATTACGTCAAACTTCATTGACGCAACAGGCTGAGTcagcatgcgacacgcgacagTAGGTTCGCTCGGTAAAATCTTGGAAAAAATAACCTCACTCGTCATCCTTTCGTTTGAGAATGGTGGGCAAACTGCCattaaaataaagtcaaaacaaaacaaagggaagTCCACATCATGCTGGTTAACAGAAAGTCGTTTACAATGTGAACACGATTGAGCCTCAATGATCCTAtttctgagaaaataaaattatacttaaTTTCGACAACCACTACATACTGTGTTCACCGTACCAGGGTCAGTAAATATCGCCACTTATTTACCTCGTCTCACAGTGTCGGTCATCTCTTATTAGCTTTAAATCGATAAATTGAGAGACAGTTGTAAGCTTGTGAAAAGGAAAGAGTTTTGGAAGATTCTGGAAGGACTAGTGTGAAGCTTAAATTGTGAATGTAAGCGAACACTTGTAATACATTGCTAATGATGATTCATTGATGTGGACATTCCCTTTTTGTGTGGGCTTATAACCTGCAATGTCCCTCGGGGCACAGATACTGGTCCaagcaaaatgtattttcatggGGTTTGATTAAATTTGTCTCAATTTATCGATTTGAAGCTAATAAGAGATGTTATAATACAGAACCTTATACTTGTCTTTTATCCAAATAGCTTTTGTTccatttttctataaaaatacacacacccTGAATATATTTGCCCACTGGCTAGTCCTTGTCATTGTCaggttgtttctttttgtccaGCGCCTAACCTTCACGGTGTTTTAACCGTGCGTACAGTCGACTTCTATAATCTcttattttttacattcttGTATTCATGGTAGGTTCGCTTGGTAAAGTCTACACTCATTTCTAatacttttatctttc
This is a stretch of genomic DNA from Pomacea canaliculata isolate SZHN2017 linkage group LG3, ASM307304v1, whole genome shotgun sequence. It encodes these proteins:
- the LOC112558747 gene encoding uncharacterized protein LOC112558747; amino-acid sequence: MASGSLRLLVVGNTSSGKTTTINSILGKGNILSEDYFSRDTSGYQSAERSGTVVEIIELPSLGGTKISEEDIAENVIQAVAGMYPGPTAILYVIGMRRYTEEDDSLYNRVKRLFDDRITEYTIIIFTGGDLLKQGNKKIEDLFKMSPESLRKVLQECGHRYVVFDNMADDKQPQVDRLLQEVCKLSEAHGGQPYKCPKYSYIGEKIEKELERKLLIVKAEFMRKTYVKEVEEKARVTMEKVEKEKRDFKKKEYNIEAERMYNVHELQEIINKEEYMATLLQEKEKEIRNKMKQERDEFRRYVETYKQIEVEEAGKEIQGTEIPLEEKKGSKEDLKDQKKIEANPSFSFSVKLEEIDNWAQSADLTPDTVKLLRKEGFTSLPLLRRLTPDLLIKSFQKRIPLAQYAALTAALEDLRQESSTVKQSERRESATSHEEEEDGHETLFQGLGKVVRNIKGETLTFLMVGNTGSGKSTTGNTILGGEFFQASAAFTPVTAVCELKRSTRNGVTIEIMDCPGLCNESEKDESVATIVVRAVGGMHPGPHAILFFVRIGRFTEEEEHSYTLLMALFEERLAKYTIVVFTGGDKIRSSDSFEEMIAANIKLQSILRACDYRYVIFNNMTSDKEPQVDILLQKVRELVAKNGGEPYTCPKYFKIAEAIEEEVKKRMSKVEIEIFKKKNYVQELDTKPKQVREELDRERTEIQEREKTQKQNAQEKEKLREQVESLNQQLEHMNTTEAWQRSYYFDSSSSQTMRFILMGKTGGDKSTTGNTILGETLFEADLRFSSVTSNCYFHARKRHGITIEIIDSPGLWDTKIPEEDTAIKVVQAVACMHPGPTAFLYVIGIGRYTDEDEGVYKRFKSLFDDRVTGYTIIIFTRGDLLKKHNKTIEDVLSTAPDGLRKMLRECGNRYVVFDNTADDKQPQVDCLLELVREMSSANQWKPYTCPRYEYERMNQEVARRLRKVQEEEMKRKKYVQELMEKVKLAEQKAEQ